The Bradyrhizobium sp. CCGB01 genome segment ATGAACACATCGGAACAAGATCGCTGGTCTCGCGTGAAGGGTCGGCTGCGCACGAGCGTTGGCGAGGACGTCTACACGAGCTGGTTTGCCCGCATGGATCTGGAAGGCGTGCAGGAGGAGAGCGTGCGCCTCTCGGTGCCGACCCGCTTCCTGAAGAGCTGGATCCAGGCGCATTATGCCGAGCGCGTGCTGTCGTGCTGGCAGGCCGAGATGCCGGAAGTGCATCGCATCGATCTCACCGTTCGCTCCGCAGTGCGCCCGGTCGTGCAGCAGAAGGAAGCGCCTGCGCCGGTCGAAACGCGCCGCGCGCCTGCTCCGGAGCTGCGCTCGACGGCGACCGCGCCGGTCTCCGCAAATCACGACGCGCTCGGCGGCTCGCCGCTCGATCCGCGCCTGACCTTTGCAAGCTTCGTGGTCGGCCGCTCCAACACGCTGGCGCATGCGGCGGCACGTCAGGTCGCCGAAGGGCGCCGCGGCGACCCCGTCATGTTCAACCCGCTCTACATCCATGCGGGCGTCGGCCTCGGCAAGACGCATCTGCTCCAGGCCGTGACCTGGGCCGGCAATTCCGGCAACGAGCGCAAGGTGCTGTACCTCACGGCTGAAAAATTCATGTACGGCTTCGTCGCCGCGCTGAAGACGCAGACGGCGCTGGCCTTCAAGGAAGCGCTGCGCGGCATCGACGTGCTGGTGATCGACGATCTCCAATTCCTCCAGGGCAAGTCGACCCAGGCCGAGTTCTGCCACACGCTGAACGCGCTGATCGATGCCGGCCGCCAGGTCGTGATCGCGGCCGACCGTCCGCCGTCGGATCTCGAAAGCCTCGACGATCGCGTGCGTTCGCGCCTCGCCGGCGGCCTCGTGGTCGAGATGGG includes the following:
- the dnaA gene encoding chromosomal replication initiator protein DnaA produces the protein MNTSEQDRWSRVKGRLRTSVGEDVYTSWFARMDLEGVQEESVRLSVPTRFLKSWIQAHYAERVLSCWQAEMPEVHRIDLTVRSAVRPVVQQKEAPAPVETRRAPAPELRSTATAPVSANHDALGGSPLDPRLTFASFVVGRSNTLAHAAARQVAEGRRGDPVMFNPLYIHAGVGLGKTHLLQAVTWAGNSGNERKVLYLTAEKFMYGFVAALKTQTALAFKEALRGIDVLVIDDLQFLQGKSTQAEFCHTLNALIDAGRQVVIAADRPPSDLESLDDRVRSRLAGGLVVEMGSLGEDLRHGILKSRVAAARTHHATFEVPEEVLTYLARAITHNGRDLEGAINRLLAHSKLNNRPVTLEMAEHEVRDLIRPSEPKRIKIEDIQRVVARQYNVSRSDLLSSRRTANVVRPRQVAMYLAKTLTLRSLPEIGRRFGGRDHTTVLHAVRKIEALVNKDTALSEEVESLKRQLQE